A window of the Miscanthus floridulus cultivar M001 chromosome 14, ASM1932011v1, whole genome shotgun sequence genome harbors these coding sequences:
- the LOC136505046 gene encoding uncharacterized protein isoform X1 has protein sequence MRKKPQSSAMGKSEIVYIEPSRSRVPSSSWPSPSFPRALNPAPVHAPTPCPRSLSLEPAVSHARSRLGRHLPLSLLLEPAVSHARSRLGSHLPRAPTGRDCMWPDPHRSRPAYLPPPTHAAGAVAHRPLRHRRPAAPNRRAPTLPCHLLCFKVDSRKVQGLQHAWILKSSRTVL, from the exons ATGCGCAAGAAACCACAGTCATCCGCGATGGGGAAGAGCGAAATAGTTTACATCGAGCCTTCGCGGTCCCGTGTGCCTTCCTCCTCATGGCCGTCGCCATCCTTCCCGCGCGCCCTCAACCCTGCTCCCGTCCACGCCCCGACCCCTTGCCCGCGCTCGCTCTCGCTCGAGCCGGCCGTCTCCCACGCTCGCTCTCGCCTTGGCCGCCATCTCCCACTCTCGCTCTTGCTCGAGCCGGCCGTCTCCCACGCTCGCTCTCGCCTCGGCAGCCATCTCCCGCGCGCTCCTACCGGCCGCGACTGCATGTGGCCAGACCCGCACCGGTCGCGCCCGGCATACCTGCCGCCGCCCACCCATGCAGCCGGGGCCGTTGCGCACCGCCCTCTCCGTCACCGGCGGCCTGCTGCGCCAAATCGCCGCGCCCCGACGCTCCCTTGCCATCTGCTCTGCTTCAAG GTTGATTCAAGAAAAGTCCAGGGGCTGCAGC ATGCATGGATTCTAAAGTCATCAAGGACGGTGCTGTAG
- the LOC136503211 gene encoding uncharacterized protein, whose product MTQIRGQGYDGASNMKGDIKGLKTLIMQESSSAYYIHCFAHQLQLVLVAVAKGNTNCKTFFDQIAILLNIVGVSCKRHDMLRNARLENVKKALDCGEIESGTGLHQEMGLPRPGDTRWGSHYKTVCSIITMYEAIHDVLVDLGDDPAYKDDWTKIHFVTGAFENFEFVFFAHLMYIILGYTNELSECLQRRDQDILNAISLVNVAKKRMQKLRSDGWDNFLEKVTSFCD is encoded by the coding sequence ATGACTCAAATCCGTGGTCAAGGATATGATGGGGCTAGCaacatgaaaggagatattaaaggGTTGAAAACATTGATCATGCAAGAATCATCTTCTGCTTATTATATTCATTGTTTTGCTCATCAACTCCAATTGGTTCTTGTTGCTGTTGCCAAGGGAAATACCAATTGCAAAACTTTTTTTGATCAAATAGCTATCTTGTTGAATATTGTTGGAGTTTCCTGTAAGCGTCATGACATGCTTAGAAATGCTAGGCTTGAGAATGTCAAGAAAGCACTTGACTGTGGTGAAATTGAATCTGGAACTGGATTACATCAAGAGATGGGTTTGCCTAGGCCTGGAGATACTCGATGGGGATCTCATTACAAAACTGTATGCAGCATCATTACTATGTATGAAGCAATCCATGATGTACTAGTTGATCTTGGGGATGATCCTGCATATAAGGATGATTGGACCAAAATACATTTTGTGACCGGAGCATTTGAGAactttgagtttgttttctttgcacacttaatgtatattattcttggatatacaaatgagttatctgagtgtttgcaaagaagggaccaagatattcttaatgcaatatcacttgttaatgtggcaaagaAAAGAATGCAAAAATTGAGGTCTGATGGTTGGGATAATTTTCTTGAGAAGGTCACTTCATTTTGCGATTAA
- the LOC136503210 gene encoding uncharacterized protein, translated as MKRNGNIASLFQKHEAKKKAAAATATSNPDPIEPVVEEQIHERVVEEIVNPMPPPQPSSLPRVYDTNRLLHDPGERHPILKYPVNDQDAIRRAYIIKGPFKPFAHDFPKRKISDRDRGFNYCWMYNNDWLEYSIKKDAVFCFICYLFKKGTGSDTFTVDGRKNWNIGEKALRKHMGSKAHIAAQERYIGFTNPKVAIDYNIEKWSDEDLHLYKKRLTYSLRCIKFLLHQGLAFRGHDESEESSNRGNFIELLKFLAGNSEEVKKYVLDNAPGNCTLTSPDIQKQIIHCCALETRKKIIEELGDEPYAILADESSDISHKEQLALCLRYVDKLGRPCEHFIGVVHLILPLYHLRMQLKLYLLVMA; from the coding sequence ATGAAGAGAAACGGGAACATTGCATCTCTTTTTCAGAAGCATGAAgcaaagaagaaggctgcggcagcTACTGCTACTTCTAATCCTGATCCGATTGAACCTGTGGTGGAAGAGCAGATTCATGAGAGAGTAGTTGAGGAAATTGTAAATCCTATGCCACCTCCACAACCGTCTTCACTGCCACGAGTTTATGACACCAATCGTCTTCTACATGATCCAGGTGAAAGACATCCTATTCTAAAATATCCtgttaatgatcaagatgcaattCGAAGAGCATATATTATTAAAGGTCCATTCAAACCTTTTGCACATGATTTTCCAAAAAGAAAGATTTCAGACAGGGATCGGGGATTCAACTATTGTTGGATGTATAATAATGATTGGCTTGAGTATAGTATTAAGAAGGATGCTGTGTTTTGCTTCATATGCTATTTGTTCAAGAAGGGTACTGGGTCAGACACATTTACTGTTGATGGCCGGAAGAATTGGAATATAGGAGAGAAAGCACTTCGCAAACATATGGGTTCTAAGGCACATATTGCAGCTCAAGAGAGATACATTGGCTTTACAAATCCCAAGGTtgcaattgattataatattgagaAGTGGAGTGATGAGGATCTTCATCTTTATAAGAAAAGATTGACTTATTCACTGAGgtgtatcaagtttcttttgcatcaagggttggcgtttcgtggacatgatgaaagtgaagaatctagcaacagagggaacttcattgaacttttgaaatttcttgccgGAAATAGTGAAGAAGTGAAGAAGTATGTTTTGGACAATGCTCCAGGTAACTGTACCTTAACTAGCCCAGACATACAAAAGCAAattattcactgttgtgccctagaaactagaaagaaaataattgaagaacttggtgatgagccctatgcaattttagctgatgagtctagtgatatatcacataaagaacaactagctctttgcttgcgttatgttgataaattgggaaggccatgtgagcattttattggagttgttcatCTGATACTACCTCTTTATCACTTAAGGATGCAATTGAAGCTTTACTTGTTAGTCATGGCTTGA
- the LOC136505046 gene encoding uncharacterized protein isoform X2, with product MRKKPQSSAMGKSEIVYIEPSRSRVPSSSWPSPSFPRALNPAPVHAPTPCPRSLSLEPAVSHARSRLGRHLPLSLLLEPAVSHARSRLGSHLPRAPTGRDCMWPDPHRSRPAYLPPPTHAAGAVAHRPLRHRRPAAPNRRAPTLPCHLLCFKVDSRKVQGLQRKMHGF from the exons ATGCGCAAGAAACCACAGTCATCCGCGATGGGGAAGAGCGAAATAGTTTACATCGAGCCTTCGCGGTCCCGTGTGCCTTCCTCCTCATGGCCGTCGCCATCCTTCCCGCGCGCCCTCAACCCTGCTCCCGTCCACGCCCCGACCCCTTGCCCGCGCTCGCTCTCGCTCGAGCCGGCCGTCTCCCACGCTCGCTCTCGCCTTGGCCGCCATCTCCCACTCTCGCTCTTGCTCGAGCCGGCCGTCTCCCACGCTCGCTCTCGCCTCGGCAGCCATCTCCCGCGCGCTCCTACCGGCCGCGACTGCATGTGGCCAGACCCGCACCGGTCGCGCCCGGCATACCTGCCGCCGCCCACCCATGCAGCCGGGGCCGTTGCGCACCGCCCTCTCCGTCACCGGCGGCCTGCTGCGCCAAATCGCCGCGCCCCGACGCTCCCTTGCCATCTGCTCTGCTTCAAG GTTGATTCAAGAAAAGTCCAGGGGCTGCAGCGTAAA ATGCATGGATTCTAA